One genomic window of Deinococcus arcticus includes the following:
- a CDS encoding prephenate dehydratase: MRNASGPTVAFQGNPGSYGEIAALHAAPGANTRGYPTFHEVARAVEAGEAACGVLPVENSLMGAIHQSIDLLSDTDLHVTGEVVVRVSHCLMALPGVALEDIRRVASQQPALDQCTALIRRHGWQPVAAHDTAGSAKNLAQSGERDLAAIASARAAELYGLNILAREIEDEPFNYTRFMILSRHEPARSDAPHKTSLVFAVRHTPGFLVETLGELRGLNLSRIESRPRRDRAWSYLIYVDIEGHAQDPQVAQALAGVLRKASYAKIIGSYPAAQGTVGEGGVGSGP; the protein is encoded by the coding sequence TTCAGGGCAATCCCGGCTCGTACGGCGAGATCGCCGCGCTGCACGCCGCGCCGGGAGCGAACACGCGCGGCTATCCCACCTTTCACGAGGTGGCGCGCGCCGTGGAGGCCGGCGAGGCCGCGTGCGGTGTGCTGCCCGTGGAAAACAGTCTGATGGGCGCCATTCACCAGAGCATTGACCTGCTCAGCGACACCGATCTGCACGTGACCGGCGAGGTGGTGGTGCGCGTGTCGCACTGCCTGATGGCCCTGCCGGGGGTGGCACTGGAGGACATTCGCCGGGTGGCCAGCCAGCAGCCGGCCCTGGACCAGTGCACAGCGCTGATTCGCCGCCATGGCTGGCAACCGGTGGCGGCCCACGACACGGCCGGCAGCGCCAAGAATCTGGCGCAGAGCGGCGAGCGCGATCTGGCGGCCATTGCCAGTGCGCGCGCCGCCGAGCTGTACGGTCTGAACATCCTGGCCCGCGAGATCGAGGACGAACCCTTCAACTACACCCGCTTCATGATCCTCTCGCGCCACGAACCCGCCCGCAGCGACGCGCCGCACAAGACCAGCCTGGTGTTCGCCGTGCGCCACACGCCGGGCTTTCTGGTGGAAACGCTGGGCGAACTGCGCGGCCTGAACCTCTCGCGCATTGAAAGCCGCCCCCGCCGCGACCGCGCCTGGAGTTACCTGATCTACGTGGATATTGAGGGCCACGCCCAGGATCCGCAGGTGGCCCAGGCCCTGGCCGGCGTGCTGCGCAAGGCCAGCTACGCCAAGATCATCGGGTCGTACCCGGCGGCCCAGGGCACGGTGGGGGAAGGGGGTGTGGGCTCCGGTCCATGA
- a CDS encoding SDR family NAD(P)-dependent oxidoreductase: MSALGRFLLSPPACRDLGTLRRAVAGHTILVTGASSGIGAATARRLGEAGATVLLLARREGALGAVAAQIRAAGGQAHLYPANLADPAGVQAVAGRIQAAHPRLHAVISNAGRSVRRRAQDGEATQDLPRLLAVNFSGPAALLLALRPALAAGGVVVNVSSVSARHVGAPRWSAYQGSKAGFDLWLHAAGAEWPRVRVASVYLPLVRTPMSAPTRAYRFLPALSADEAAQAVLWPLVRPVVRAAPWWLRGVELAGLLAPHALGRALRVLERWEAGQGGPA, from the coding sequence ATGTCTGCCCTGGGCCGCTTCCTGCTCTCACCGCCGGCCTGCCGTGACCTGGGGACCCTGCGGCGGGCGGTGGCGGGACACACCATTCTGGTCACCGGGGCGTCCTCAGGCATTGGGGCGGCCACGGCGCGGCGGCTGGGCGAGGCGGGGGCCACGGTGCTGCTGCTGGCGCGGCGGGAAGGGGCGCTGGGGGCCGTGGCGGCTCAGATTCGGGCGGCGGGCGGACAGGCCCACCTCTACCCGGCCAACCTGGCCGACCCGGCCGGGGTGCAGGCGGTGGCCGGGCGCATTCAGGCGGCGCATCCCCGGCTGCACGCGGTGATCAGCAACGCGGGGCGCTCGGTGCGGCGCCGGGCCCAGGACGGCGAGGCCACACAGGACCTGCCCAGGCTGCTGGCGGTGAATTTCAGCGGTCCAGCCGCGCTGCTGCTGGCGCTGCGCCCGGCGCTGGCGGCCGGGGGCGTGGTGGTGAATGTCTCCAGCGTGTCGGCGCGGCATGTGGGGGCGCCGCGCTGGAGCGCGTACCAGGGCAGCAAGGCCGGCTTTGACCTGTGGCTGCACGCGGCCGGCGCCGAGTGGCCGCGCGTGCGGGTGGCCAGCGTGTACCTGCCGCTGGTGCGCACCCCCATGAGTGCCCCCACCCGCGCCTACCGCTTTCTGCCCGCCCTGAGCGCCGACGAGGCCGCGCAGGCGGTGCTGTGGCCCCTGGTGCGCCCGGTGGTGCGGGCCGCGCCGTGGTGGCTGCGCGGCGTGGAACTGGCGGGCCTACTGGCCCCCCACGCACTGGGCCGCGCCCTGCGGGTTCTGGAACGCTGGGAAGCCGGCCAGGGCGGCCCGGCATGA